In the genome of Dyadobacter fermentans DSM 18053, the window TTTTGCTGGGCAATGTTATGAATGTTGACAACAAAGTCCCTGACAGCGCCCGGCCCGAAACCTAACGAATTAATACCGAGCGTCGGTCCAAGATTCGGGGTGCCCGCAGCCACTGCATTAACGACAGATACCTTAGGAGCCGCCACCTCCCCTGGTTTAAGCGACCAAGTGCCTGCCGAGAATTCATAATAAAAAGCATAGTAGTCGCCCGGCGGAGCGGCCTTCGCATCGAAAACGGGCAATCCCGAATGCGTATTATTTTTGTACCACCTCACCTGGGCGGCGGGATTGTCTTCCAGTAGTGTCAGGTCAGCCGTGGTGTCAGGGCATGCTATCGCGACATTCGTTTCTTTTAAGGGAACCTGTTGAGAGACATGCATGAATTTCAATTCTGCTTGCGATACAGGTACATTATAACAATTAAAGTCCTTCGCATAGAAGAAAGCATAGTAAGGTTTAAGGTTTGCAGGATCGAGATTTGAAACAGAAACTTTCGATGCTTCCTCAGGTGAAAGTGATGGATCGGTGGCATTAGGGCCAAGTTTCCACACCAGTTCGGCAGACTCCGGTACGCCGCCATTAATGCTAACTGTTGATAAATCGAGTGTGCTTGAAGGGAACATAACATTATATTTGCTCGAAGGAAATGTAAAGTTTACCTGGCTCGATGAAAGTGGACATTCAAGCGGGTACTTGTCAATACTAAAATTGACATAGCCTGCGGATTGACCGGGTGTGCTACCAGACAGCTTAAATCTAAGTGTGGGAGCCAGAGCTTCAAATGTAATTTCCTCGGTAAGCCACTGATTCCGAGTGAGATTTGTAAATGTGGTTATCTTCTCTGCAATGAACAAATTAGGATTCTGCCCAACTGTGAAAATGTTCATAGTTGCGGACTCTCCGAAAGGCGAGTTATTACCAGCTTGATAGTGGATACTTGCGGAAAGGACCGCGTAACTAAACTTATAAGTTTTCCCAACAACAAAACCGCTAACATCAATAGCCAGCTGGTCATTATAAATCCCTTGAGAAGAAGTTTTAAGCGTCACAAACGAATTTTTTCCTTGCCCAGATGGCAGTCCCTGAGAATATGTCGATGGGGGAATCGGCAAGAGCTTACCAGGAAGATTCCAGGAATCTACCGAACTGCCATATGGATCCCAAACATTTGAGATGCTGGGCGACTTTGACATAGAATAGTTAACGGGATGGCAATTGTAACAGGAATGACCCGTAGTTGGAGAAAACTGCTGGGCATTCCCAACACTAATTGCCAGCAAGAAAATGCAAAGAGAAGAAATTAGTAAAACTTTCATACATATGGGGGAGAAAAATGTAAAACATAAATTACCTGACAACTGCAACACTGTACCTGTTTTCGGAACCGTCCGCATTTTTAATCCGAACCGTGTAAATGCCGGGAGTGAACGGTCGCACATCGATTTTGGATTCAGGCTCATTTCCCGAAAAGTACATGCGCCGGCCCGTGTTGTCGTGAATGGACACCTCCGACACCTTCTCCCAATTCTTATCGCTCAAATGCAGAAAATCAACCACCGGATTTGGATATACCATTGCCGAGGCAATTTCGAATCTCAGGCCCTTTACACTGCTGAATGCGGTACTTCCGTCGTTATCGATCATCTTTAACCGGTAAAGGTTTTCGCCGTTCATCGGACTTCTGTCTACTGCTTCGTAGGTTCGGATTGTGGTGCTTTCTCCCGCAGATTGGACCGTTTCGATCGTCGCCCAGGCTTTGCCATCAGCACTGCGCTGCACCTCGAACCGATCACTGTTTGTCTCTTCGGACGTCGCCCAGGTCAGGGACGCATTCCCCTCTTGCTTTACGGCTTCAAACTTTGTTAACTTCACAGGCAGGTTCACAACGACCGGGATGGTTGTAGTACTGTTGTCATCGTTCGGATTGTTGCTCAACGGGGTCGTGTATGCTAAATTTGCCGTGATGAGTCCGGTTCCAATGGCATTCCCTTGCACCCGAATCCGAAAAGTGTAGCAAGTGAAATTCGGCAATTGCGGAAGGTATAGCACTCTCACGTTATGTCCTTGCACCGGATCATTTTCAAGCTTTTGAATCTCGAGTTCAGCGGTAGGTGCGCTTCCATCCAGATTAGTCACTTCCAAAATCGTCAGATTGTCAGGAAAACTAATAAGCGGCCTTAAAACACCTGCGGGAACGGCATCCGCTACAACGTCCTGAGCGCAGATTGTCACGTCCAAAAATCCCTGAGCTCCTTCCATGATGGACGGCTGTGCAGGTTGGATGTTGATGCCTGCATTCTGTGCGCGCACCAGCTGCGGCATCAATAAAACGGTCAGCGCAATGACGCTGAACCACATTCTTCTTGTTCTCATAGTATGCTTGTTTAAAGTATTGATATAGTAGAAATCAAATTTCTGCACTTTGAATTAGGGTTAATGCATGCATTGAGCCTGAGGCAGAAAGAGATGACCGACCGGTTTTCAATGCCCGTAACCCTGGACCTAGCTGCGTATTACGATGAGCCCCATTCACCGAATATTCCGTCACGTCGTTTACGTCGCGGTCATATTAGCCCTCGTCCGATGTACCGTTAACAGACGAGCGGTCGATAGTGCGGCTTATATCCGCGAAGTCAATCATAAGGAGATTGCCTCCGAAAGCGGCATCATCGCCATCATCGGCGCGACCATCATCGACGGGACTGGGAACGTGCCTCTGCACAGCGGCTGCGTCATCGTCGAAAACGGGCTGATCACCGCGGCAGGATCCATGAAAAATACCGTAATCCCACCCCGCGCACAGGTCGTCGATGCCGCCGGCCTCACATTGTTGCCCGGCTTTATCGATGCCCATTTTCATCTGGATGGCGTTCATAACCTTCCGGCCCGGTTTCTCCTTAATGGCGTTACTTCGCTCCGCGACCCGGGTGCATGGATCGAGGCGTACGATGGCGAACGGGCCGGCTCCGAGCCGGTCCCGAGGCTTTTCCTTGCCGGCCCTCACCTGGATATGTTTCCACCTGCCTACCCGCGCGACGCCTACGTGGTGAGGGATGCCGGAGAGGCCGTGCGCCAGGTGAACCGGTTGGCCGACCGGGGAGCGTCGGTGATCAAGGTATATTATCGCCTACCTCCGGCCATTATCCGCGAAGTGTGCAAAGCCGCACATGCCCGCGGACTGCCTGTGACCGCGCATCTCGAAATCACCGAAGCCCGCGAGGCGATCGAAGCAGGCCTGGATGGCATTGAACATATTACGTCGTTCGGGCTGTCGCTCGTTCCGCAAAGGGCCGGCGAGCGGTACCGGCAGATGGTCATGGCCGACAATAATGCGAGAAAACAAGGTCGTTACGACATTTGGAAAAGCATTAATCCCGACAGCCCTATGACCGATTCGCTAGGGATTTTTCTCAAAAGTAAAGGAACATTTGTAACCCCTACACTCGGTGCATTTGAATACCAGGCCGCCGACGGCCAGCCGCTGGACACTGCGCGATTGGAAGGGTTTTTGAAAATGAAAAAGATAACCGGCAAGCTGCACCGCGCCGGGGCAAAAATCGTGGTAGGGTCGCATTCGATGATCCCTTACGCCGAAACAGGCTGGGCTTTTCAGCGGGAAATGGAATTGCTGGTAGCTAGCGGCCTTAGTCCAGCCGAGGTGATTACTGCGGCTACGATGCAAAATGCACGCTTTTTCCGTATCGACAAGCGTCTTGGCAGTATCGAAAAAGGTAAGCAGGCCGATCTGATCCTCATTAAAGGCAATCCATTGAACGACATTTCCGCGTGCCGCAATGTTACCAGGGCAATGTTGAACGGCGTTTGGATTAAATGAGCCGGATAGTTACATTGCTTAAAACATCGAGATAATGAAAACTCGCCTTCTGATCTTGCTGAGTGCGCTGATGCTCTGGACCGGTAGCCGCTCCTTGGGGCAATCCGAAGAAGAGAAACTCGACCTTCCCGGCGATAACCTCAATTTATATGCGGTTTTAAAGCTGTTTCGGGAGTCTGAAACGCTGGAAGGTTTTGAGCGAAAACTCAATGAAGAAGATTCGGAAATCAACAACCTCGACCTGGACGGCGACAATCAGATCGACTACATCCGCGTGGAGGACAATGTGGACGGCAACATGCACACGATTACGCTGAAAGTAGCAGTGAGCAACACCGAAGATCAGAACGTGGCGGCATTTTATGTAGAAAAGAAGGCTGATGGCGAGGTTTGGATCCAGCTGGTTGGCGATGAGGATCTGTATGGAAAAGACTATATTATCGAACCCAATGCACAATCCGGAGCGGTAGCCGAGACGCCCAACCCGGGATACACGGGCGACCGCCAGGTGCAACCGGACAGGGTTCAGGAAAACGTGACCTATGTTTCCAACTGGCCGGTGATTCAGTTCATATATGTTCCCCGCTATGTGATCTGGCGTTCGCCGTGGCGCTGGCATTATTATCCCTCCTACTGGCGTCCGTGGCGGCCCCGGTACTGGCATTACTACTATGGCTATCACTATCATTGGCATTATTACTACAACGGGCATTTCCGTCGCTGGCCGAGCTACCGCAATCCGGTGTGGCACACGCACTACTACGGCGGAGACTTCCGGTCTCGGTCGGTGATCGTGCGGACGCGCTACACGCGCGGAGACTACCGTAAAACATACACAAAGCCTTCATCGGCACGACAAGGTTCGGCGCTGTTTGCAAAACGCTATCCTCAGGCTCCTACCACTCGCGAACGATTGCCTAAGTTTGATAAAACCGGCCGGCCGGTAATGGCCAGGCCTTCGACCGCGCGACCCGGTACTGCGCGACCCGGATCTACGCGACCCGGTACTATGCGACCCGGTACTACGCGTCCGTCAGTAGATAGGCCCGGCAATGGCAACTCGGGCCGACCAGGCAATGAGCGCCCGGATGCAACGCGGCCCGGCACTACGCGGCCGTCCGTGGAAAGGCCTGGCACATCGCGACCTTCCGAACCCGGCTCGGAGGTTACACGCCCGGATATCGAACGCCCGACGCGGCCTGCGCGACCCGATGTGACGCAGCCGTCTCCGCGACCCGAAGTGACGCGCCCCGCGCCCTCGCCAAGGCCGGAGGTAACCCGCCCGAATGTCGAGAGGCCGACACGCCAGGCGCCCGCGGAACGTCCTGCGCCAGCACCACGGCCCACAACGTCACAACCAACGCCGTCGGCACGGCCGGCCACACAGCCTCCGGCCCGGCAGCAGAGCACACCGCGCTCATCCCGAGAAGGAGAACGTTCGCAACCGAGAGGAAATTAAGAGGATAACTATAAGTCAGCCAAATACTTCTGCCCGCCCAGATACCGCATTTGCCGGACGATCTGATTGGTACGCTTGTTCACATACGCAGATGGGTTCTGGATCGAGAAACGGATCGGGTTCGGGAGTACTGCGGCGATCCGCGCGGCCTCGTAGCGCGTCAGGCGTTTGGCCGATTTATTGTAGTAACGTAGCGAAGCCGCCTCCACTCCGAATGTCATCTTACCCATTTCAGCCACATTCAAATACACTTCCAAAATCCGCTTCTTGCTCCAAAGTACTTCGATGAGGACGGTGAAATAGGCTTCAAGGCCTTTGCGGATGAAACTGCGCCCGTGCCAGAGGAAGACATTCTTCGCAACTTGCTGGGAAATGGTACTGGCACCACGGGCACGCTTGCGGTCCTCGGTCATGGCGTTGTAGATCTGGTCGAAGTCGAAGCCCCAATGGTTGGGAAAATTCTGATCTTCGGAGGCCACTACCGCCAATGCGGCCTCTTTCGAAATATTCTCATACGGCTCCCAGTCGTGGTGGATCTCCGTATCCTCATCAGCCTTGAAAGCGTCGATTTTACGGGAAATCATATAGGGCGTTACCCAGACAGGCACAAACCTCAAAACAACCACCCAAACGACTGAAATCACGATAAATGCGAGGAAGATTCGGAGCGCAATGAATTGCAGACGGCGGAGCATAAAACTTTTTTACTTCTACAAATAGAAACCAGGGAACGAAAACAGCGTACAAAGAACAGAAACTAATCAGGTTTAGGCAAAGAAATGTGTGCCTTAATCATCAATTTTTTCAACGACGCTGTTTATGAATGAAGATCTGCTCAGTTTTATCTGGCGCTTTCAGTATTTTGAGAAGAAAGGCCTCCAAACCGACCAAAACCGCCCGCTTTCCATCATTCGCCCGGGGCACAGGAACCACAATGCAGGCCCCGATTTCCCGGATGCCCGCCTGATGATCGACGGCGTGCTGTGGGTCGGATGTGTTGAAATTCACGTCCGGTCGTCGGATTGGTTCGTGCATGAACACCAGCACAATGGCGCTTATGATGGCGTAATCCTGCATGTGGTGTGGGAAAACGATGTGCCCGCTACAAGACGGGACGGCACGACTGTCCCAACGCTCGTTTTGAACGGCCTGGTGACGACATCGGTTATCGAACGGTACCGCCTGTTGCAGGATGAAAAGGAAACCGTGCCTTGCCACAGCCAGTTTGCGGCAGTGAGCCAGATTCAAAAGTATGCCATGCTCGACAGAGTGCTGCTCGAAAGGCTTGAAAGGAAAGCGCTCGAAATCCAGCATTTGCTCGACACTAACCAGCAAGATTGGGAGCAAACCGCCTATCAATGGCTGGGCCGGCATTTCGGGCACAAGCTCAATGACGCACCCTTTTTGCGCCTCACGACGATCGTCCCCTGGAAAGTGATCCGCAAGCATGCCGACCGGCTCATCCAGGTCGAAGCGCTGCTTTTCGGCTGCGCAGGACTGATTTCAGAAGATTCGGAGGATGTGTACATACGACAGCTCCAACAGGAATTCCGGTTTCTGAGCGCCAAATACAAGCTGCACGACCGCATCATGCAGCCCCACGAATGGAAATATGCCCGGTTACGGCCGGCAGGCTTTCCGACAGTACGCATGGCGCAATTTGCCCGTCTGCTATGCAATACAGGCGGTTTTCTCAATCGCGTCGTTGTTTCGGAGCATTTCAATGAAGTGCGGGATTTGTTCCGGATCAGCCAGTCGACCTATTGGCGGGAGCATTTTATCGCAGGCCGCAAAGCCCGGAAACCGGTGCCGGCATTGGGCCAGGAAGCGGCGGATTTACTGATCGTCAACGCCGCGGTGCCATTGCTCGTGGCTTGCTCGCGCCAGCGGCAGCAGCCCGAACTGCTCGACAAAGCGATTTACTGGCTTTCAGAAATTTCTGCGGAAGACAACCGGATCACCCGCGAATGGGCGTCGCTCGGAATGCGTGTCAAAACAGCAGCCGACTCGCAGGCATTGATCGAATGGTTTAATAATTATTGTACGCCAAGGCGATGCCTGGAATGCACTGTCGGCGGAGCGCTAATCCGCGGGACCTAGCCTTTGACGAGGTTCACGCCCGTTAGCAAGAACACCGTCCCTACCAGAAAAGGCACAATGGATTCCCATTTCGAAACCGTAAGCCCCAGCACCGGCTTATCGGACAAAAACGCAACGCATGCGAAAAGGAGTACGGCAATGCCGAGGATCGTGAGCAGCGATCCGAAAAAACGTTTGAACTGGGCGTTTTCCATGAAACGTGTCTATGAGGAGATTAAAAGTTCGCAAAAATATCAAATAACGGTTGTCATTGACGTGGGCTCTAACAAAAAATGTGCCTTACACCTTTTTTAACCCCATTTTTTCGCCTTCCCGGATCATAAACGCATAGGCGGGTTCATACTCGTTCGGCACGATGCCTTCGAGAATAGCCTCCCGAATGGCCTCTTTGATCACCCCGACCTCGCGTGCAGGTTTAAGCCCAAATGCTTCCATAATCATTTCGCCGGTGATAACAGGCTGGAAATTACGCAGCTTGTCGCGTTCTTCAAGGTCTTTGAGCTTCTGTTCTACCAGGTCGAAATTGCTGATGAAGCGCCTTACTTTTTCTGGATTTTTGGAAGTAATGTCCGCCCGGCAGAGGTTCATGAGCGCTTCAATATCCTCTCCCGCCTCCACAAGCAGCCGCCGCATGGCAGAATCGGTAATTTCCTCCTTCGATAGCACGATCGGCCGTAAATGCAGCCTTACCAGTTTTTTTACAAACCGCATTTTCTCGTTCAGCGGCAGCTTCATGCGGCGGAAAATGACGGGCACCATGCGCGCACCCACTTCTTCGTGGTTGTGAAACGACCAGCCGTGCCTTTTATCAAACTTCTTGGTGGCCGGCTTTGCGATATCGTGCAAGATAGCCGCCCAGCGCAGCCAGAGGTCGTCCGAAACCTGGGCCACATTGTCGAGGACCTGCAATGTGTGGTAGAAATTATCCTTATGCCCTTTCCCTTCGATATGCTCCACGCCTTGCAATTCCACCATTTCCGGAAAAATAATAGCGAGCAAGCCGGCATGATACAATAGTTTAAAACCGTAAGAAGGTGTTTTCGAGCGAATGATCTTGTTCAGCTCATCAGAAATCCGCTCCATCGACACAATGGAAATGCGGTCCTTCATCTTCACAATTGCGTCGAACGTGTCGGGTTCGATATCGAAATTGAGCTGGCTCGCGAAGCGGATCGCGCGCATCATGCGCAGGGGATCGTCGGAAAACGTAATTTCGGGATCGAGCGGCGTGCGGATGATCTTCTTGCGGAGATCGCTCATGCCTTCAAACGGATCGACCAGCTCGCCGAACGTGCCCGCATTGAGGCTGATACCCATCGCATTAATGGTAAAATCGCGGCGGTTCTGATCGTCGGCAAGCGTACCATCTTCCACAGCGGGCTTGCGCGACTCTGAGCGGTACGACTCTTTGCGCGCGCCTACAAACTCAATTTCAAGATCTCCCTGGCGGATCTGCGCGGTTCCAAAATTCTTAAAAACGCTCACAAACACATCCGGCCCAAGCCGCCCAGCCACCATTTCCGCCAGCTCGATACCGCTTCCGATCGAAACAATGTCGATATCCTTACTATTCCTTTTGAGTATCAGGTCCCTGACGAAACCGCCGATGATATATGCCTCCACACCCAGCTCCTTCGCAGCCGCTGCAACTTTTTCCAGAACCGGATATGGGATCAATTGCTCTTTAAAATTCATCCCGCAAAGGTAGGGAATTCTTGTTTGGCATGGAGTGGGGCCAAGGAAATGCCGCCTAGTCATTCGCTTTGGCCTCAGGATAAATCTACGAAATGGGTCGAACGAGGAAGCCATAGTTTAGGTGATGCTTACGGTTTCTCCATTTGATAATTCGATCGAGGTATTCAGATTTATCCGAACACTCCGTAACAAGCCCGTCAAGATCTATTTTTCCGGAACACTTTTCCACTACACACTCCGCGATTCTCGAAAAGCAATAGCTCCTGCCTTCTACTACGACCACCACCATGTAACAGGCGTCGAAAAACCGATCACAAACCTCAAAGCGCTAAAAGAAACGTCCTTCGACTCCGATACGCTCTCTTTCGTGATCCTCGACCGATGGCAGCAGGAAGAACTGGGCAACAAGTACCGGCCTGTCTTTGATCCAATGCCTGTATTCATTCATCAAATCAACCACCGGAATTGGATGAAATTAGGGTTTAATTCGTGGAAGCTGTATCAGTTGGAGCCTGGGGATTACGAAAAAAGGGCCAACTCAAAAGGAACTCCTCGCATTGATTAACAGCAGATGACGAAGTTGTTTAAAAATCCGAAATCATTAAATTTGTACAGGAGCAAAATGGAGTAATGCCGTGGTAATCTTGACAAAAAAACAGGTGGGCGATTCGGTGCTGATGGGCTATTTGTCCAGAAAACACGAATTAAAGGAGAAAATCAATATCCTTATAAATAAGTATCACACCGATTTGCAAACATTTGAAGCTCAACTTGAAAATTCCTCTGTTGAAAATTTTGAGGCTTGGGAGGACCTGATCGAATGGAAAGCCTACGATCAGTTTCTACTCGAATTAGAAATCCAAATTACCGACATCAGGAATGGCAATTTTCAAATGGCTGACTGACTATGATGAAATAATTACCAGCTACATTATCCACGATTTGCTCGAATCAGAGGGAATGCATTATGTCCACATGGAAGTTCATCTCAGCGATTCTTCCAGATTATTTATCAGAGAGTTCAGGCAAAGCAGTCGCAGGAAATATGCTTTCCATTGGCAGAAAAACACCGGCGAATTAATTCTCCGTTGGGACAATGCACCGCATTTTCCAGGTCTTCCAAACTTCCCTCACCATAAACATCTTGCTGACTCTTCGGTCGAAGATAGCTATGACATCTCGCTGGACGACGTGTTTCGATATCTTGTAAGTCGAATCCGCTGATTTCAGCTATTCACCATAAAAAACGCCGTCCGCGGAAATCTATCGAATAGCTCATCTTTCAAATCCTTGCTTAGAGGCAGCGACTCTACTGCCGAGGCCATGCATTGCAGCCAGGCTACGGCGTCGTCTTCGGTGATGGTGTGGGGCATGTGGCGGGCGCGCATCATCGGGTGGCCGTATACTTCCGAATAAAGCTGAGGGCCGCCCAGGAATTGGGTCAGGAAGAGGCGCTGCTTTTCTTTGATGAGGTCCTTGTCGGTTTTGAAAAGCCGGGAAATGAGCTCGTGGTTGAAGACGAGGTCATAAAACCGATCGGTGAGCTGGCGCAGCGCCGCGTCGCCGCCGATGCGCTCGTATAATGACTGATGTTCCATAGATAAATCACCGGATTCACGACCGGCCGACTTTACAACTCCGAATCTACCGGCGGAGGTTCCCGCCGGAATGATGACAGTTGTCAGCTCTCGAACCGCAAATGTTTAACCGACTCTCCCGACCGCGCGAGCTCCGTCAACGCATCGATGCCGATCTCGAGATGCTGCATCACATAGCTGGTGGTCACTTTCTTGTCGCTTTCTTCCGTTTTGACACCTTCCGGAACAAGCGGGTTGTCCGAAACGAGCAGCAATGCGCCGTGCGGAATCGAATTGGCGAAGCCGACAATGAATATCGTGGCCGTTTCCATGTCGATTGCCATGGCCCGAATGGCGCGAAGGTATTCTTTAAAACTATCGTCGTGCTCCCAAATGCGGCGGTTTGTGGTGTAAACGGTGCCGGTCCAATAGTCGAGTTTGTGCTTTTTGATGGCGGCGGAGACGGTGCTTTGCAGGCGGAACGATGGCAGCGCGGGGATTTCAGCGGGCATGTAATCGTCGCTGGTACCCTCGCCGCGAATGGCGGCAATGGGAAGGATAAGGTCGCCGACCTGCGTTTTTTTCAACCCGCCGCATTTACCCAGAAACAATACTGCTTTCGGGTTAATGGCTGATAATAAATCCATTACCGTGGCAGCCATCGGACTTCCCATCCCGAAATTGATGATGGTAATGTCCTTCGCCGTGGCGGTTTGCATAGCCCGGCCAGCCCCCCGCACTTCCACCCCGAATTTTTCGGCGAACATAGTCACGTAATTCCCGAAGTTGGTGAGCAAAATGTAGTTCCCAAACTCCTCCACGGGCGTGCCGGTGTAACGCGGGAGCCAGTTTTCGACGATCTGTTCTTTGGTGGTCATGAAATCAGCAGGTTTGTTGGCGGGGCAAGCCGGGGTTGATTATCTTCGTTGATGGAATCATTGAACCTTCCCGGATTCGCCTACAAAGTTAAGCAGGTTAACGGGAAACCGCATATTTTTGACATTATCCGCAGGAAATTCGTGACGCTCACACCCGAAGAATGGGTGCGGCAGCATTTCATTCATTTGCTCATCACCCATTACGGTTATCCCAAATCACTCTTCGCGGTAGAGACTGGCTTGCAATACAATACGCTTGCCAAACGCACCGATATTATGGTGCTCTCAAACCATGCATTGCCGTTCCTGCTCGTCGAATGCAAGGCGCCCTTCGTGCGTGTCACCGACGCCACTTTTGCGCAGATCAGCCGGTATAATTTTACATTACAACCTCAATATCTGGCTGTTACAAATGGCATGTCTCATTATTGCTTTCAGGCCGTGAACGGCCAGATCCATTTCATGGACGATTTCCCTCAGTACCGCGATTTTAACCAATAACAAAAAGAACCTGCCCAGAAGGACAGGTTCTTTCAAAAATTCAGGTCATACAAAATGCAGACGGCCGATACCAGGCGACCGCCGGCGGGTAATTATTTTGCGGCAACCAATTTCACGTCGATCGTGAAATCGTCATTGATCATTTTGTCGCCCAGGTTATCGAAGAAAGACTTCGAGTTGTATTTGATGTCGTATTTCGAACGGTCAACCACCAATTTACCGGTAGCTTCTGCGCCGGCAGCAGTAGTTTTAACGGTTACCGGGAAAGTTACCGGTTTGGTAATGCCTTTGATCGTCAGGTCGCCGGTTACATCGTACACGCCGGTTGCTTTTGGAGTCGCTTTGGTTACTACGAATGTTGCGGTCGGGTGCTTTTCAACGCCGAAGAAGTCGTCGGATTTCAGGTGACCGATCAGTTTGCCATTGTATTCTTTGTCGGTAAGGTCCGTACAAGTAATGCTATTGAGGTCGGCAACGAATTTTCCACCGGTCAGTTTCGCGCCGTCCAGAACGATCGTTCCTTCTTTCAGAGAGATTTTACCTGTGTGCTCGCCGGTAACTTTTTTACCTACCCAGGTAAGCTCGCTTTTCGAAGTGTTCACTTTCAGATTGTTCACCTTTTTACCATTGTCTGCTGACACAGAAGAAGATACAAACAATGCTACTGCAAGAGATGCGACAAA includes:
- a CDS encoding YceI family protein — protein: MKSFKFFVASLAVALFVSSSVSADNGKKVNNLKVNTSKSELTWVGKKVTGEHTGKISLKEGTIVLDGAKLTGGKFVADLNSITCTDLTDKEYNGKLIGHLKSDDFFGVEKHPTATFVVTKATPKATGVYDVTGDLTIKGITKPVTFPVTVKTTAAGAEATGKLVVDRSKYDIKYNSKSFFDNLGDKMINDDFTIDVKLVAAK